The nucleotide window CCCCAATAAAAACAAGTTTTCTAAGAAACAGTATTTAAGCTTTGATGAATTAAGTTATGCTGATCAAGTTGCACATATAAAAAAACGTCTGACCGACTATAGTAGAAAAGTTTATCATAGAGTAAAGGTCTCGGAAGTTGTTGAAAGAGAGTCGATAGTATGCCAGAGAGAAAATCCATTTTATGCAGACACTGTTCGCTCTTTCAGAGATAGGAGATATGAATTCAAAGGTTTGGCGAAAGTGTGGAAACAGAAGCTATCCAAAAAAGACAACTCCGATAGACATGGTAAAGATGAAGCCAGAAAAATGATCGTTTTGTATGATTCTCTTCAACTGGCGCATAAGGTTATTTTAAATTCGTTTTATGGCTATGTTATGAGAAAGGGTTCTCGTTGGTATTCGATGGAGATGGCGGGTATCACTTGCTTAACAGGTGCGACCATTATTCAGATGGCTCGTGCCCTTGTTGAAAGACTTGGAAGACCGTTAGAACTGGACACTGATGGTATCTGGTGTATCATTCCAAAATCTTTCCCCGAAAACTTTACTTTCACATTGGAGAACGGCAAAAAGCTATTCTTATCCTATCCATGCTCGATGTTAAACTACAAAGTGCACGAAAAGTTCACCAATACgcaatatcaacaattgGTGGATCCGGTGAAGCATAAGTACAAGACTATACGTGAGAACTCTATTTTCTTTGAGGTAGATGGCCCTTATAGAGCAATGATCTtaccatcttcaaaagaagaaggaaagGGTATCAAAAAGCGGTATGCGGTTTTTAACGATGACGGATCTCTAGCAGAGTTAAAGGGATTCGAATTAAAGAGACGTGGTGAACTTCAGTTGAtaaaaaactttcaaagcGACTTGTTCAAGGTATTTTTGGAAGGTGACAcgctttcaaattgttaCTCAGCAGTTGCAAATGTGGCGAATAGATGGTTAGACATTCTCGATACAAAGGGTTCTTTGCTGGAGGATGAAGACCTGATTGAACTAATTTGCGAGAATAGAAGCATGTCTAAAACCTTGAAAGAGTATGAAGGTCAAAAATCCACTTCTATTACGACGGCTAAACGTCTTGGTGAATTCTTAGGTGAAGAAATGGTGAAAGATAAGGGACTGCAATGTAAATATATTATCAGCAGCTTACCGCCTAATGCGCCCGTTACAGAACGTGCAATACCTGTCGCAATATTTTCCGCTGAGTTAGCtgtaaaaaaatcatttttaaGAAGATGGACAATGGATATGTCACTAGAAAACTTTGACCCTCGAGGTATAATAGATTGGGGGTATTATAGAGAAAGAGTGGCTTCTGTAGTCCAAAAAATTATTACAATTCCTGCCGCTTtgcaaaatatatcaaatcCTGTGCCGAGAGTTGAGCATCCGATGTGGCTCCAAAAACGTTTGGCGACCAAACAAGATAAGTTCAAGCAAGTTTCCTTAaacaaattcttcactaaTACCCAAAGGCCTCCCTCTTCGGGGTCAATCAAAGACATTGAGGatctctttcaagaaaatgaaggTGATAGTGGCACAATAGGTAGAATCGCCAAAGTTTCGACACGAAAAGGAAGTAAGAAGCGGAATAGAAGTAATATTGTCGAAGAAGAACCATTGGTGCTGCCGTCACATAAACCGTCGATGGAAGAAGATTATGTGGCATGGTtgcaatatcaaaaaataaaatggaAGATCCAGTCAAGAGACAGAATGCGCAGAAGCCATTTATTTGGCAATGGAAGTTCCACAACAGGAAGTACCGCTCTAGGAAACATGATCAGAAAACAGGCAGAGTCATATGCTAATTCTACTTGGGAAATCTTGCAATACAAAGCGTCAGCACAATCTGACGTGGTAGATGTATTTGTTTCTATAAATGGGAAGATACAGGTGCTGAAGTTCAATATACCTAAAACCGTGTTTGTGAAATTCAAAGCCCCTCCACTTGGTAGCATTGATCATTGTACCATGGAGGCATCAAGCTACTCTCTTCCCAATAACTCTAAATTGAAAGATCTTTCATCAAGCAATTTATACAAGTTGACGCTAACAGAACGTACCTTCCTCGATGAGCTGGAAAATCCAAACAGCATTTTGAATAGTGATAAAGTAATAGGAATTTTCGAGAGTTCAATACCTTCAAATGAACGAGCAATCATGGAACTTGGATCTTCTGTAACTTTTACATCAAAAGCGATGGGTGATCTAGGAAAGGGACTAAGAGATGGGTTTCATATGAAAAACCTTTCAATGTCCGAGAGTCAAAGATATCTTAGCAGATTTTCAATCGCATCAGCTTATATACTGCATCTCGTTACCGACGTTGGTTATGAGTTTTTATGCATCTTTAAGTCATGGAGTCACTCCACGACTGTACTCTGCCTAAAACCTTCATTTCAAGCTGCAGAACTCAGCTCCACAACTTTATCTCAGACATTCTCCGAAGtattccaaaaaaagaaggaacaTTTAGCCAAATACTCCAAGTTTGTTTCGTATGCAGAAAATATGACTTTTGATACACATAGTTTCACCGATAAACTTAAATTTCAACGAAAATTTTCTAGGGAGGTTCACAAATTGAAGGACGACAAGGGGCTGCAGTTTTTAATTCTGCTACAATCTCCTTATCATTCAGACTTACTTGATACTGCAAAAGTTTTGAGCCAGGTACCGGTTATCCCATGTGCAATAAATGAAACTAAAGTGCCACAACTGAATTGGCAGGGAGCGGTGGGcaaaaagatgataaatCATATTCTATCTTGCAGCTCCTGGCTTTCTCATTTGCTAAGCATCTCACAATTTAGCAACGTACCCATTTGCAATTTAAAGCTGGACAATCTTGGATATGTGATTGATATACTCTATGCAAGACAGTTAAAGCATGAGGGACATGTATTATGGTGGGATGAAAGCATTCCGCTTCCGGATCATGGAGGAGTTCAAagagattttgatttgaatttgttttctcttATGGGAGATATGAGCTTTCCAGAACTCAACAATTCTGGCGCTTACGATCATGTTGTTCTAGAAgttgaaatggaaaacttAACTGTAAATACTGTTCTAGCATCCGCACTGCTCAACACGGAAGAGGGCAGCGAAATTTCAGAGGTTGATATACCACTTAATTCAGATGATGgtacaaaaaatttcaaatctaCTTTTATTCAGGATGCATTCTCTGGCGGTTCTTTAGCTGTCCTGAGAAGCTTACTTAAGAGTTGGTGGGATAGtgcaatgaaaaacaaTTTGACGGCCGATTTATTGGTAAATGCTTTTGTTAGCTGGGTACACAACTCAAATTCTAAACTATTTGATCCCCTGTTGCGATATCACATCCACAACTTGACAAAAAGGTCTTTATTCCAGCTTATTGCTGAATTTCACAGTCTAGGTTCTACAGTGATATATGCGTGCCGTAATAAATTGCTTATCAATACAAGCAAGCTATCACCAGAATTATGTTACGCGTATGGTCAATACATTACGAAAGCAGTAAGGACCAACCCTATTTTCACTTATATAGATCTCAGAATAGAGAAATATTGGGACTTATTGATATGGATGGATAAATATAACTTTAGTGGATTAGCCTGCACTGAGATTCACgataaagaaattcaagatATTAGAGCTTTCTCACAGTGGCACATCAGAGAGTTTTTACCTGTGATATATCAACCTGAATTTGATGACTGGATGATGATTATTCTAGACAGTATGATGAAAGCCAAAAAAGAGTATATGTCCGCGGTAGATGGAACTCAGAGAATCACACAAATTGTGAGTAAAAAAAGTGATGATAGCAATACTAAAGAAGCTAGTGCCTTGGCAACATTTACTCACATATTTGCTAAACCTTTGATCAAGAGAGTTCGAAAGTTGTATCGAAATCAGCAAGAGTTCATTCTTGATCCTAAATATGCAGCTGATTATTCATTTCCAAGTTTGCCTGGGTCTCATCTGGTCTTGAACAATCCTTTGTTAGAACTTGTGAAATTCCTATGTCAAGTAATGCTGTTTTCACAGAAAACGGTTATCGAAGTGAGAGAACTTAGGAAACagcttttgaatatatttgaaatacGTGAATTTGACGCAATCTCTGAATTCAAAGACCCGAGTACAGCTTTAGTAGTTAGTGGTTTCCAATGTGAGAACTGTTCCTCCCTCAATGACATCGATTTGTGCAATGAGGATCCATCTACGGTTTTCAAGTGTAACAAGTGCCACAGAGACTTCAACCTAACGCTACTTCAAGATCATTTAATAAGAATGTTTTATGCTGAGCGTGAAGCTTACTTGATTCAAGATATACGTTGTTCACGTTGTAAAAAGGTCAAAACAGATAATATGAGTAAATATTGCGCATGCTCCGGCTCATGGAAGGCAGATGTATCTCTAGAATCGGTCATGAGTAGGGTGTCTGTATACCTCAGAGTTGCTAAATTTTACCAATTTGAGTTATTGAAAAGCTGCATATCTTCTTTGCGTATATAGATGGACAACCGTCAagagttttttcatttagaTGTCTACGTAAGTGTTCTTCCATATTTTCTCGGTACAATAAAGGACGaatgtttttcatttacCGGTAAGTTTGGCTTAGCTTCTGATGATTTCTAACCCACGTTTTTTTGGGtagcagaaaaagaatggTATTCGTCTACAATCAATGTGTGTATTATTTAATACCACGCTTTGCTACCTACTGACATTTACACAACAACAAGGTCAAAACTTTGTTTTAGGTTTTCACTATATTTCGAGGTGCATTGGTATCGCATTTGAGGCTGCAAGAGACCTAGTACTTTAAACCTACATGATACCGAAAAAGGAAGCTTTAGTAGAGGGGAAAGGTTAGCTGAAAATATCGTCTTCTAGTACAAGTATGTGGCTCCTAGGGTGTGCATATATCATCATTATGTACTGCTTTGACCCTCACCAGAATGGAAGACCATGATGATGTCACACTATCAGCAGCAAAATACTGCCCCTTCTACTCCTATGTACCATGCAGAGTGGCTACACATGTTTACTTGTTTGCTTGAATTGTTTCTTAGATACGTATGGTTTGCAGgattattatttttcatttttgaaaatcattTTGACACTAGAACTGACttagaaagaataaaagaatCATCGGCAAAATAAGTGCAAGGATCCGAAGCTGTTTAGGAGTTATTTCATAGTCGATGATAAGTTACCCAGAAGATGTTCTTTTTCGAGATTACCAACTGAAAAGTGTAGCGGCCTTTGTTCACGGAGATCCAACGATTGCGTGTCCTAATTTGATTATTCAGGGAAATAGCAGCAGTGGGAAAACATACGTACtgcaaaaatttttcgaagCAAATCCTTCGTTAATCAATGCATGGTTGGAACCAATAGAATTAGTGTCGTGGAAGCCACTTTTGCAAGCCGTGGTAAGAAGTGTTCAAAATAAACTAAAGATTCTATTTTGCGACTTAGCGCATAAGGAGTGCGATCCATTAGAAGTGGAGGAGCCTTTTTTATTGGTCAAGGCACTCTGGAACATATTCTCACAATACGATTCATTGCCGACGGacatcaacttttttctcgtTCTCGATGGCTTTGATCGGTTGCAGGATTTAGACGCAGCTCTATTCAACAAATTCATAAAGTTTCACGAGCTCATCAATACGAAAAGCAAGATTCACTTAAAGTTAATCTACATGATACAGGATATTGCTTTTGTGGAAAGATATTCGAGTCATTGTCTTCCCATGATAGTTTTTCCTAGTTATTCAATTGAGCAGATCATTGAGATATTAATTTTCACTAGAGTAGAGCAATTAGTTATGAGTAACACCCTTAGGGAGAGGATCATAAAACAAGGTGTAGAGGAGTGTACGGATGAACAATTTGTAAGTGTGGCAGCAAATTATATAAAATTGATAGTTCAGGCATTTCACTCTTATACTGGAAACAATATCAATGCCCTCAATGATTTCATAGATTTCAAATGGCACTCATATGTGCAAAAAATTACCAAGGAGAATATATTTGATCCTTTAGCTCTGTATAGAAGCAGtatcaatttgtttttgactACAGACGATTCTTTTGtggaagatgaagataatcGTGACAATTATAACGAGCCCTCTCAAACGTATGAACTATCAgcgatttcaaaatatctaCTCATAGCAGCATACATATGCTCGTATTTGGGACCACGGTACGATAGTAatgttttttcaagaaggtCATATTTGAAGTCTGGAAGATCCTCCTATGGtcgaaggaaaaaaatggagaCAAATCCAAGATATCTCCAGCCTTCTCTTTTCCATTTAGAAAGACTCTTTGCTATTTTTCAGGCAATCTTTCCAGTGGAACGGACAACTGAAAGTGGGTCTTTGGCATCTTTGCGAGAAGAAGCACTTATCCGAGCAAATGTAGAGGTATTCCAAAACCTGGCAGAGTTGCATGTCCTTAAGATGGTCTCCACTACGGTTACTAAAAACATTGATTTCTTGAGTCATAAAACTAAATGGAAGGTCAATGTGCCATGGGAAATTGTTCTGGAAGTAGCGAAATCCgtcaattttgatatcagCCAGTATTTTAGTGGCCTTTAAATACTACAATTTTTGATCATGGAAAACACCAAACATCACTCTCGCACACATCCAACAATTGCGTTACATATCTAACGAACTAGCATTTATTATGCGTCAGAATATAGACTTATCTACCACACATGTAACCCTGACATCGCATACTTACATATCGCTGTGACAATATGAAGGTACAATTGAAGTCAATCAATCAAGTTTGACAAGTAAACGCATTGGAAGTTCGGAGCTCGAGCTTGTATAGATGAGCTCTTATGAATTTTCCTCCAGTGATCCTCTTAAAGTAAGGAAAAAAGCTGTTGAAAGTGATGAGGATGACGAAAGCCTGGAAGATCTAGTCGAGGAGAACGGGTTCCTGAGCAAATCTGTCTCTCAGCGAATAAAACGACATAAGTACTTAGCCTCATATAATTCGGATTCCTCAGAAGACGACGAAAGCGATTCAGATGGTCCTGTACGACAGAGAGAGGGCACAGGAGCGATTACCGAAGGTCAAGATAGtgaagataaaaatgatatgTTCTCACTAGAggacgaagaagaagttggcAATGAAGGGAATGAGGAAAGGAAGGCAAGACGGTTGAAGGCTCTGGATATTaacaaattcaatgaagaaaatttaaaaaaccTGGGTTCAGAGACAGATGATGTCGGGTTTAACGAGGAAGAAGGCTCAATAAGAATAGAGGCTTTTAATATCGAGGAAGAATCAAAACGTGGTATGTTCGATGAAGATGGGAACTATATGGAAGCAGAGGAACATGAAGATGATGTTTTCCAAGATCAAGATATGTGGATTCGAGACTTCAAGGACGTCAGTAAAACTGCAGAAGCACAAAAGAAGTTGGCGAAGAGCCAGGTACAACAACAACGTGAAAGCCAAAAGcggaaaaaaatttatatGCTAGATGAGGCTCTAATTAGACTACAGTATTTGCTTTCCAAAGATGATACCGTGTTGGATACATTGGGAAAGTATAACAAACTGCGAGAGAAGCAAGCGCGCCAGAAAGTTTTGGATTCTAGTGGTAGAAACGTTAAGGAATACGTTGTAAATGCCATAAATTTGCTAGCTGATCTTGTGGCAATTCTGGAAAGCAAAGGTGTCAGCAATGTATATGAATTAAACAGGCCTCACATCGAAACATTGATTAAAGAAGAGTCGTTAACAGCGGAGACCACCGACAACTACAAAACAGGACTATGGCATTTCAAGTGGATGTCAAAAATGGATGATATTCATGGATTATATACAAACTATCAGATGCAGTACTGGAAACAGACTTATTTTAACCACAAAGTTGTCGTAAAATACCGGGACGAGCAAGATGAGAAAAGTAATTGGTTGGATATAGATTGTGTAACGTTCATGTAATCCAGAAAAAACGAAATCTTACCAGTCTTGCTGCTTTCCATTAAAAGACACATCATCCGTTCCGATACCGTCTTCCACATACGCCTTGAGTGTTCCACCTAAAGAAGAGGAGGTTTTGTCCaacatatcaaaaataatTGAATCCTTGAAACCGTAATTTTGCTTCCTATTTAGTACGAGGAGTATTGTTCTGAACTTGTTCTTAATTTTTAAAACTCTTGAATCGAAGTCCGCCACTGTCTCATCGCTGTTGTCAAATCGCAATCCTCTCAATAGCGAACGCACGATCTCTATGTTCTTTGATAGAGAAGtattatcaatattttgagcaGCTATTACATCAATATACCCCTCTATTTCTCCCAAGAGTAGAAATCTTTGGAGACCAACCTGCAATCCATACTGTTTTCCTTGCCTGAAATTATCCTTAGCCTTAACAGCCAATCCCTCCTCATAACCCTCCTTGTAAAACTTCTCCTCTAGATTCAACAACTCGTCCATGGCATCGTTCAAATCGCCATTTGATGTTCTTGGAGACATAGCTCTTGAGATTCACAGTACTCAACCCTTTCTTGTTCTTAATAAGCTCGATCTGTGAATTACTTTTCACATTGTCTCATCGAAAGAGCCCACTGCAGTAAAAGCCATGTTTGAAAATTACACCTctaaaaaaggaaatctATATATCTAGCACATCGCTGAATAACTAATTGACAGAATATCTAAAACTTAAAGCTTTTTCCCGGAGTTAACTGTTTTACCGGtcttcttgatcttttccaaaatgGTCTCGTATGGCAAACTGGTGAAAACGTCAACAGTTTGATCTTCCAACGAAATATCCACCTTTGACACTGCAGGTTCCAGTCTCTTCAACACCTTGCTAACAGAGTTTGAGCATCCTGAGCAACTCATAGAAACATTGTATTGGTAGTGACTTTGTTCCGACATTTATTTTAACTTGTTATTATATCTCACGATGAGCTCTAAAGGGGAAATAGCTGATAGTATAATTTAGGAGTTATTCCCGGTTTATATAGATCAGTTCATACTTTTAAAACCTCTTGTCTGGCACTGCTTTGTAATGTATATTCCAAATTCAGAATGCCAGGCCAAGGAGGTTATTTAGGAAATATCACGTGGACTGGTGCAATTGGCCAGTGAATAGTTTTAAAACTACAAACTTAAGGAAGTCAATGATTGAAAATACTTTCATTGCTTATTTTATTCTAGCTCGACGTTCCTAATTTCTCTTATATCATCGATGGCATTTCTTCTCAGTGGGGTCTCTGCGAACAATAAAACGATCCATTGTATAATTTCGTCAGTGGTAAAAAGATAGAAGTCGCCGTGATAGAACAATTCCATTATGTCCTTGAGATGTAGGGGTAGAAACGTTCCTATGAAGGAAAACTTTTCACGCAGTTCACTCATTTCCTTGCTGTGAGGTAGAATTGTGACTTCTGTCTTTGCGAATATCAAAGAGATAAATTCTGATAAATTCTCAGAATTTTTCTCAGATATAATATTCCAAGTCAGAATTTTTCCTGCGATACAATTCTGatataaaaatttcaaaaattttgtgaTACACTCTTGTGCGACTCCATTGttcaattgagaaaaagGCCCAATCACTTCGTTGTGAATAAAAGGCAACAACTCAGTGATTGTCGTATCCCAAGAGGGGTTTGACTCGTTTTGctcaaattcttccaattgTTGTGACACGTAAGTAtcacaaattttttctctaGTTCTAATATTAAAATCCAAATAATTCAAAGCCAATTCATACAgtcttgaaaatgatcTATCTGCCGAGTGTATGTAGCTTAAATCTCTCGATAGCTGACACCAATCATCTCCAAAATATGGTATGCACATTCCCATATACGCAGTTTGAAGCACATTCAATTTGTAACGATAATACGGTTCATCAAATGAACCACCACATTTCTCTTTCCACCTTTGAGAGAAGACTCGAATCGATGccatatatttttttgataatgacGTAACCTTAAAAGAAGATTTGGTCTCAACGCTTTTCATGGATTTTCGCTCATCTTCTACATCGAAATCAACATTCCAAGCGTCATCCCATCCGTCTTCAACTCCTTCGGTGTCTGCATTATCTTCTACAGCTCCAAGATCGTCTGTCTTTTCTGTGTTCCTACTTTTTTTCGATATGCGGCTTACATTATCTCCCTCAACGCTAACGTCAATCTGATCATCCCAACCATCATCTGCTTCCCAGCCCCAATCTTCggtttcatcatcttttaaGTTTTTATTTGTCATACCATCTGCGGCCATAGAATTCCTTGAGCTTCCTGTCTGGTAAGTTACAAGCTTAGGCTCAACTCTTACtaaatttttgttttcatcttcaaatagCATGCGCAGCTCTTGCAATTGTTCTtggaagattttttcaagctgCAGATGGACATATAACTCTTCACTAGTCAAAAGACGCTCAATTTCACTTGCGATTGCTTTTGACATGTCCTCTTGACtgttcaaaagtttttctaGTAAACAATTGACACGAAGAGCTTTCTTTTTAACAGAGCTTTCTTGTGGACCGAAAACGCCggatgcattttttttgataactTTTAATAGATCATTTGCAAGAACAGGACAAAGTCTTCGTACAAGCACTGACTTAGCTCCAGGTGGCGATGTGTGATCAAGAAACAGAAGAATgctttcaaagtttgataACGTTCCAGCGGTTGTCTCCTCATTACCAATATACACCCCTTTGAGGATGAGGAAATCCTTGTCGTCACTGAATGCAATCTCCTTTTTTCCAACAAATATTAGactcttcattttttccactATTACGTCAAGATGTATGTGATCATTAAATATGGATTTCAAAGTGGCTCTGACATTTTCTTGGAGATCAGCTAGGAGCATGTCGTCGATAATCCAGTGTTTCGAATCCACAAGCCCTTCTGGGAAAAATAGTGTTGCAACAGACTCTATAAAAGCCGAATATTCTATTTCAACGTCATCCTTGCCCCACTTGATCCGTTTATGAAGTGCGATCGAATCATCCTGTACTTTCCAAAAGGCTTTGCATACTTCATGGACCTGATGCACAAACTTGACGTGCAAACCATCAACAAATCTGGAAACTGATTGTTGTAGACCAAAGCTTTTATTCAGGATGAACTCATTCTCATAtaatttctttctcaaaGTCTTCAACGACTGGTAGCAATTCTCGAACTCCTGGAGTTCAAGATTGGTTTCAATCTCCAACACTAGCCCCGGAATGCTTCTAAGCCGACTCAATTCATGCAGCTCTTTACTCAGCTCCTGC belongs to Zygotorulaspora mrakii chromosome 1, complete sequence and includes:
- the DSL1 gene encoding Dsl1p (similar to Saccharomyces cerevisiae DSL1 (YNL258C); ancestral locus Anc_1.99); amino-acid sequence: MEGVVQIIRDPVRNLLGDNDKLLRELKNDKLLEEYLNSNRENGHNSSDILSREQELSKELHELSRLRSIPGLVLEIETNLELQEFENCYQSLKTLRKKLYENEFILNKSFGLQQSVSRFVDGLHVKFVHQVHEVCKAFWKVQDDSIALHKRIKWGKDDVEIEYSAFIESVATLFFPEGLVDSKHWIIDDMLLADLQENVRATLKSIFNDHIHLDVIVEKMKSLIFVGKKEIAFSDDKDFLILKGVYIGNEETTAGTLSNFESILLFLDHTSPPGAKSVLVRRLCPVLANDLLKVIKKNASGVFGPQESSVKKKALRVNCLLEKLLNSQEDMSKAIASEIERLLTSEELYVHLQLEKIFQEQLQELRMLFEDENKNLVRVEPKLVTYQTGSSRNSMAADGMTNKNLKDDETEDWGWEADDGWDDQIDVSVEGDNVSRISKKSRNTEKTDDLGAVEDNADTEGVEDGWDDAWNVDFDVEDERKSMKSVETKSSFKVTSLSKKYMASIRVFSQRWKEKCGGSFDEPYYRYKLNVLQTAYMGMCIPYFGDDWCQLSRDLSYIHSADRSFSRLYELALNYLDFNIRTREKICDTYVSQQLEEFEQNESNPSWDTTITELLPFIHNEVIGPFSQLNNGVAQECITKFLKFLYQNCIAGKILTWNIISEKNSENLSEFISLIFAKTEVTILPHSKEMSELREKFSFIGTFLPLHLKDIMELFYHGDFYLFTTDEIIQWIVLLFAETPLRRNAIDDIREIRNVELE